In Halococcus salifodinae DSM 8989, a single window of DNA contains:
- a CDS encoding DUF7521 family protein, with product MTALVATAVTVLKVLSLSLGGLITYFSYKAYRRTGSPALRALTLGFAVITLGAFVAGIVDQIVPVDQSHALLVESAFTTGGFAIILYSLYVD from the coding sequence ATGACAGCACTCGTTGCGACTGCAGTGACCGTCCTCAAGGTGCTGAGCCTCTCGCTCGGCGGGCTGATAACGTACTTTTCGTACAAGGCATATCGGAGAACCGGATCGCCCGCTCTTCGTGCACTCACGCTCGGGTTCGCGGTAATAACGCTCGGTGCGTTCGTGGCCGGTATTGTTGACCAAATCGTGCCGGTCGATCAGAGCCATGCACTCCTCGTCGAGAGTGCGTTCACCACGGGAGGATTTGCTATTATCCTGTACTCTCTCTACGTCGACTGA
- a CDS encoding winged helix-turn-helix domain-containing protein, producing MVRDPFAADHPQLQDVLDALDDPECRTIIKHMEKPMTAKEVSNRCDIPLSTTYRKLELLVEASLIEEQTEVRVSGRHTARYVLDFEEVNVALDEDRSLEVAIEHPERTPDQQLSELWAEVRKK from the coding sequence ATGGTACGTGATCCGTTCGCTGCTGACCATCCGCAGCTTCAAGACGTGCTCGATGCCCTCGATGATCCCGAATGCCGAACTATCATCAAACACATGGAGAAACCGATGACTGCAAAAGAGGTCTCGAACAGGTGTGACATTCCGCTCTCGACCACCTACCGAAAGCTCGAGCTTCTCGTCGAGGCTTCATTGATCGAAGAGCAAACAGAAGTCAGAGTTAGTGGTCGACATACAGCACGATACGTACTGGATTTCGAGGAAGTAAACGTCGCCCTCGACGAGGATCGTTCGTTGGAGGTTGCGATCGAGCATCCCGAACGCACGCCGGATCAACAGCTCTCCGAACTTTGGGCGGAGGTGAGAAAGAAATGA